In Mytilus edulis chromosome 7, xbMytEdul2.2, whole genome shotgun sequence, a single genomic region encodes these proteins:
- the LOC139529825 gene encoding ADP-ribosylation factor 6, with protein MGKLLSKIFGNKEMRILMLGLDAAGKTTILYKLKLGQSVTTIPTVGFNVETVTYKNVKFNVWDVGGQDKIRPLWRHYYSGTQGLIFVVDCADRDRIDEARQELHRIINDREMRDTIILIFANKQDLPDSMKPHEIQEKLGLTRIRDRNWYVQPSCATSGDGLYEGLTWLTSNQKS; from the exons ATGGGGAAGTTACTATCCAAAATCTTTGGTAACAAGGAGATGAGAATTTTAATGCTTGGTCTTGATGCTGCTGGAAAAACAA ctattttatacaaattaaaactAGGACAGTCGGTGACGACGATACCAACTGTAGGATTTAACGTAGAAACTGTAActtataaaaatgtcaaatttaatgTTTGG GATGTTGGAGGACAAGATAAGATACGACCATTGTGGAGGCATTATTATTCTGGAACACAAGGACTTATATTTGTAGTAGATTGTGCCGATCGTGACAGAATAGACGAGGCACGTCAGGAGTTACATAGGATTATTAACGATAGAGAAATGAGAGACACTATTATACTTATATTTGCTAATAAACAAGATTTACCAGATT CAATGAAACCACATGAAATTCAAGAAAAATTAGGATTAACACGTATACGTGATAGAAATTGGTATGTTCAGCCATCATGTGCTACGTCAGGAGATGGACTATATGAAGGACTGACTTGGTTAACATCCAATCAAAAGTCTTGA